A genomic window from Prunus persica cultivar Lovell chromosome G2, Prunus_persica_NCBIv2, whole genome shotgun sequence includes:
- the LOC109947017 gene encoding proline-rich protein 4-like gives MQTRLTFQRALLGLWLCLFAVSFCYSNAETIEEAGEQALDRAYSELQTEAAELNEEGKFVFKKHPLPKIPIVKKPFPPKPFFKKPLPPPVPIFKKPLPPPVPVFKIPPFKKPGHPPVSVVEGKPFVKKPFFHPLPKFKKPSLPPVPIYKKPLPPPIPVYKKPFPHPIFKKPLPPPIPVYKKPFPHPIFKKPIPPPIPTFPPHPFLGKPLPPLVP, from the exons ATGCAGACCCGTCTTACTTTCCAAAGGGCCCTTCTGGGTCTCTGGTTGTGCTTGTTTGCTGTAAGCTTCTGCTACAGCAATGCAGAGACTATTGAGGAAGCTGGAGAACAAGCACTAGACAGAGCTTATTCAG AGCTGCAAACAGAGGCTGCAGAGCTGAATGAAGAAGGGAAGTTTGTCTTTAAGAAACACCCTCTACCTAAGATTCCCATTGTAAAGAAGCCATTTCCACCAAAGCCCTTCTTCAAGAAGCCACTTCCACCACCAGTTCCAATCTTCAAGAAGCCACTCCCTCCACCTGTTCCAGTCTTCAAGATTCCACCCTTCAAGAAGCCGGGTCATCCGCCGGTATCAGTTGTGGAAGGAAAACCATTTGTGAAGAAGCCATTTTTTCATCCCCTTCCGAAATTCAAGAAGCCGTCTCTACCTCCTGTTCCAATCTATAAGAAGCCACTTCCTCCACCAATTCCCGTATACAAGAAACCATTTCCCCATCCTATTTTCAAGAAGCCACTTCCTCCACCAATTCCAGTATACAAGAAACCATTTCCCCATCCTATTTTCAAGAAGCCAATTCCTCCACCCATTCCAACATTTCCTCCACATCCTTTCCTTGGGAAGCCACTCCCTCCTCTGGTTCCCTAA
- the LOC18786059 gene encoding shewanella-like protein phosphatase 2 encodes MEDDRAPPAKESSSSSACKDVPNLLSSFVDTFVDFSVSGGLFLLPQNDQNALPHHRNPGDDPLPSPPPLQTYYPPQDRLIAIGDLHGDLEKTKESLRLAKLIDPESGKWVGGSSTLVQIGDVFDRGGDELKILYYLEKLRREAARCGGTVITMHGNHEIMNVEGDFRFATHKGLDEFRGWADWYCIGNRMKSLCKGLEEPKDPFDGVPLGFENVKEEFVDGFRARVAALRPNGPISSRFLAKNLTVLVVGDSVFVHGGLLAAHVSYGLEKINAEVRDWVHGLKDRFAPEYCRGRNAVVWLRNFSHEFAEKCDCSALEHVLSTIPGAKKMIMGHTIQEFGINGVCEERAIRIDVGMSKGCINGLPEVLEINGNSGMRILTSNPLYEKKKYGSSVESERRPGPGFLPQEHGPKQVEVKA; translated from the coding sequence ATGGAAGACGACCGCGCGCCACCAGCTAAGGAGTCTTCCTCCTCAAGCGCATGCAAAGACGTTCCCAATCTCCTCTCCTCCTTCGTCGATACCTTCGTCGACTTTTCCGTCAGTGGCGGCCTCTTCCTCTTGCctcaaaatgaccaaaatgccctcCCTCACCACCGCAACCCCGGCGACGATCCTCTTCCGTCGCCCCCACCTCTGCAGACCTATTATCCCCCGCAGGACCGCTTGATTGCCATAGGCGATCTCCACGGCGACTTGGAGAAGACCAAGGAATCGCTGAGACTCGCTAAATTGATCGACCCGGAGTCGGGTAAATGGGTCGGAGGGTCGTCCACCTTGGTCCAGATCGGCGACGTGTTTGACCGTGGCGGCGACGAGCTCAAAATCCTTTATTATCTCGAGAAATTGAGACGAGAAGCTGCGAGATGCGGCGGCACGGTGATTACAATGCACGGGAACCACGAGATCATGAACGTCGAAGGAGATTTCAGGTTTGCGACTCACAAGGGCTTGGATGAGTTTAGGGGTTGGGCCGATTGGTATTGCATTGGGAACCGAATGAAATCACTTTGTAAAGGCTTGGAAGAGCCCAAAGATCCCTTTGATGGGGTCCCTCTAGGGTTTGAGAATGTCAAGGAAGAGTTTGTAGATGGGTTTAGGGCTAGAGTTGCAGCATTGAGGCCAAATGGTCCCATTTCGTCCCGGTTCCTGGCCAAGAACTTGACTGTATTGGTTGTTGGAGATTCGGTTTTCGTCCATGGCGGGCTTTTGGCCGCACACGTTTCTTATGGCCTGGAGAAGATCAATGCGGAGGTGAGGGATTGGGTTCATGGATTGAAGGACAGATTTGCACCCGAGTATTGTCGTGGAAGGAATGCCGTGGTTTGGTTGAGGAATTTTTCGCATGAATTTGCGGAGAAGTGTGATTGTTCAGCTCTTGAACATGTTTTATCGACAATTCCTGGCGCTAAGAAGATGATTATGGGTCATACCATTCAAGAGTTTGGGATTAATGGCGTTTGCGAAGAGAGAGCAATTCGGATTGATGTTGGTATGTCGAAGGGGTGTATTAATGGGTTGCCTGAAGTTTTGGAGATCAATGGGAATTCAGGTATGAGGATCTTGACCTCAAATCCATTGTACGAGAAGAAGAAGTATGGATCTTCTGTGGAAAGTGAGAGGAGGCCAGGGCCTGGATTTTTGCCTCAAGAGCATGGACCAAAACAAGTGGAAGTGAAGGCTTAA